A window from Pseudomonas sp. MRSN 12121 encodes these proteins:
- the dksA gene encoding RNA polymerase-binding protein DksA, producing MTEAQLLAQPEADYMNDAQQAFFRELLLAQRVELQERIAGEFDVLREQEPHSDPADIGSAEEQRQWQLRLLEREKKLLDKIDEALERLARGEYGWCRETGEPIGLKRLLLRPTASLCIEAKERQELRERHQRRSDSAPSPR from the coding sequence ATGACCGAAGCGCAACTGCTCGCCCAGCCCGAGGCGGACTACATGAACGACGCCCAGCAAGCCTTTTTCCGCGAGTTGCTGCTGGCCCAGCGCGTTGAACTGCAAGAGCGCATTGCCGGTGAGTTCGATGTCCTGCGTGAGCAGGAGCCCCACAGCGACCCCGCCGACATCGGCAGCGCCGAAGAGCAGCGCCAGTGGCAGCTGCGCCTGCTGGAGCGGGAAAAGAAGCTGCTGGACAAGATCGACGAAGCCCTCGAGCGCCTGGCCCGTGGCGAATACGGCTGGTGCCGTGAAACCGGCGAGCCCATCGGCCTCAAGCGCCTGCTGCTGCGGCCCACCGCCTCCCTGTGTATCGAAGCCAAAGAACGCCAAGAGCTGCGCGAACGCCATCAACGGCGATCCGACTCAGCCCCCAGCCCCCGATGA
- a CDS encoding N-acetylmuramoyl-L-alanine amidase, translating into MHRRQLLNLLLASATLVLPLGVSATQIRNARLWNSSDKLRLVLDLSGPVQYKTFSLSAPERLIIDLSGARLSGDFSQLALGNTVIRAIRSGHFGQGDTRIVLDLAEPVRLNSFLLPPQDGQGHRLVLDLSNAAVVPRQLAAASAPALQRETPADSAHPKRDIVVVVDPGHGGKDPGAVGARGEREKDVVLSIAQLLAKRLKREKGFTVKLVRNDDFFVPLRKRVEIARQHKADMFISVHADAAPRLTASGASVYALSEGGATSATARFMAQRENGVDLLGATSLLNLKDKDPMLAGVILDMSMNATIAASLQLGSTILGSLAGITTLHQKRVEQAGFAVLKSPDVPSILVETGFISNSRDSQRLVTARHQQAIADGLFAGLQSYFQKNPPVNSYMAWLQEQKKGQV; encoded by the coding sequence ATGCACAGACGTCAATTGCTCAACCTGCTGCTGGCCAGCGCAACCCTGGTCCTGCCCCTGGGGGTGTCCGCCACCCAGATCCGTAACGCGCGGTTGTGGAATTCGAGCGACAAGTTGCGGCTGGTGCTCGACCTGAGCGGACCGGTGCAATACAAGACCTTTTCCCTGAGCGCGCCGGAACGGCTGATCATCGATCTGAGCGGGGCCCGGCTCAGTGGCGATTTTTCCCAACTGGCCCTGGGCAATACGGTGATTCGTGCGATCCGTTCCGGGCATTTCGGCCAGGGCGATACGCGGATCGTGCTCGATCTGGCCGAGCCGGTGCGGCTCAACAGCTTTCTGCTGCCGCCCCAGGATGGCCAGGGCCATCGCCTGGTGCTGGACTTGAGCAACGCCGCTGTTGTTCCACGGCAGTTGGCGGCCGCCAGCGCACCTGCGCTGCAACGTGAAACGCCGGCGGACAGTGCGCACCCCAAGCGCGACATCGTCGTCGTGGTCGACCCGGGCCACGGCGGCAAGGACCCGGGAGCGGTCGGCGCGCGAGGCGAGCGGGAGAAGGATGTGGTGCTGTCGATTGCCCAGTTGCTGGCCAAGCGGCTCAAGCGCGAGAAGGGCTTCACCGTGAAACTGGTGCGCAACGACGACTTCTTCGTCCCGCTGCGCAAACGGGTGGAGATCGCCCGCCAGCACAAGGCCGACATGTTCATCTCGGTGCATGCCGATGCGGCACCGCGCCTGACGGCGTCCGGGGCGTCGGTGTATGCCCTGTCCGAAGGCGGCGCCACCTCGGCCACGGCGCGTTTCATGGCGCAGCGCGAGAACGGCGTGGATCTGCTGGGCGCCACCAGCCTGCTCAATCTGAAAGACAAGGACCCGATGCTCGCCGGGGTGATCCTCGACATGTCGATGAACGCCACCATCGCCGCCAGCCTGCAATTGGGCAGCACGATCCTGGGCAGCCTGGCGGGCATCACCACCCTGCATCAGAAACGCGTGGAGCAGGCCGGTTTCGCGGTGCTCAAGTCGCCCGACGTGCCGTCGATCCTGGTGGAGACCGGCTTCATTTCCAACAGCCGCGACAGCCAGCGCCTGGTCACCGCGCGGCACCAGCAGGCGATTGCCGATGGGCTGTTCGCCGGCTTGCAGAGCTACTTCCAGAAGAACCCGCCGGTGAACAGCTATATGGCCTGGTTGCAGGAACAGAAAAAAGGTCAGGTCTGA